The genomic segment CGGAGGATTATCATGAAACCATGTTGTCTCCCCATCATTGCTCTTAATTACTACGCCATGATCACCAACAATCACCCCATAATCACCATGAATAACAATCCTGTAAAGATTCTCTTTTGTATCAAGAGAATCTTTTTCCCAGCTTCTTCCTCCATCGCCGGTTTTAAGAATAAATCCATTCTGACCTACCGCCCATCCTTCTTTCTTACTTTTGAAAGAAACCGAGTAAAGGGAAGGCAACAAGCCAATTTTTGATATCAGCCATGTCTTTCCACCATCTGAGGTATGAAGAATGGTGCCCGAATCACCAACAATCCATCCGGAAAACTCATCCAAGAAAATAACATCATAAAGATTTATGGTTATTATTCCTCTTTCTATCAGGGCTTGCGGTAAAAAATTCAACAAATCTAAAGAAATTACTTCCCATGACGTCCCTCCATTATTGGTTTTTAAAATCGAACCTTCAGCCCCAACTGCGAATCCTTCCTTTTTGTTAATAAAGAAAACCTTAAGGAGAGCAGTATCTATATCGGAGGTTTGCCTATCCCAACTTTTGCCACCATTATCTGAATGTAAAATTAAACCTCCGTCTCCTACTATCCAACCCGCATCTCCTACAAAAAAGATATCTTTAAATGCTCCTTCTTTTAATATAACAACCTGCTTCCAATTTTCTCCTCCGTCTGATGTCATTGCCGCAAGCCCCATATCGCCTACTATCCAACCTTTGTTGTTATCTATAAAATGGATTCCGTATGCTTTATCCCTTGGGCCAAATTGAAAGTTGTCAGACTCAGAAGCATTACAGATAGAAACAAAAGAAAAGCATACCAACAGGCACAGCAATAAAAATCCCTCGCCTTTGCAACACCCGCTAAAAAGTTCTCGTTTATTTTTCTCCTCTTTATTCAATCCCACCCCCCCCTAAAATATCCCTATTTTCTGGTACCGGTTTATAAATCCAGGCCGCTTATAGATAAATTATGCTGTGATTACTGCAATGGTGTGATGTGAAAAATCATTTCAGCTCATATTCCCAATAATCTATTTCTCCTAAATGCCAAAGTGCAGAAGTACAGTTGATATCAACAAATCTCATATAGGATTCAATGCAAGGAAGTCCTGCCGTCTTTCTCACCTCTTCGCCCAATTTACGCATAGCAACAATCTTTTGACATAGTTCTTCCCTTAAAAGTTCTTCCATGATTACCTCCATATCATTCTATTTCTTACATTCAAATTCATCCATTCAAAATTGACAAGATTACTTAAAACTAATTTATTTACGGTGGTCAAAAACCCGTTTAGCTTTTACTTCATACCGGGGAAGCGACTTAGGCGGTAATATTTCCACTTTCATGCTCACTCCGATCCTGTAACGTAGCTCATTAGCTAATGTTTTTCTTAGTTTCTCATAACTTGTGGCAGATACGGCAGGAAGAGCTTCTACTTTTACTTCTACCGCATCACCTTCTGTTTCAGTTTTAATATGAATCTCTAAGTTTCCGGAAAGTCCCGGAGTTTCTCCAATGATGGTTTGAATGGCAGTGGGGTACACATTTGAGCCCTTAATAGTCACCATATGATCAGTTCTTCCCAGCACACCATCACGCAACCATACCCAGGTTCTGCCGCAGTCGCAGGTCTCTTTATGCCATTCCACGACATCATGGGTTCGATATTTAATTAAGGGCATTATCGTAGAATAGTTGGTCAGCACCCATTCTCCTTTACCTCCATCAGGCACTACCTTGCCTTTCTCATCTATAACTAGAGGATAAGCAATTGTCTCAGTCAAATGAAGGCGATCCGGATGGGAGGGACAATGCCAGGCAGTGGAACCCCATAGATCAGAAATACCGTACAAATCTATCGCTTTGGCTCCCCATGCTCTTTCGGCAGCTTCCCTGATGGTGGGCAACACATAACCGGGTTCCCCGGCGGAGGTAACAAAATTAATAGAGGACTCCGCAGGGTCGATACCCATTTCCCGGGCTACCTCAGCTATCCGCATGGCATATGTGGGAGTTGCCAACAATACGGTTGGTTTCAATTCCATGATCTGCCTCACCCGTTGCTCGGTAGTTAACCCCCCCGAGGTTATTACTTGAGCTCCCAAGGCTACCGCATCGTAGTAAGCACACCAAAAAGCCATAAAGATGCCAAAAGGAAAGGCCACGAAGAATACATCCGTAGGACGAATGCCGTGCGCCCACCATTTAAACACCCAACCGGTACTTAGCATATCTCGATAAGATCCGACCTCCTTTAAAGGGATTCCCGTGGTTCCGGAGGTCTGAAAATAGAAAGAAATATATTCTTCACAATTTTGCACAATACTTCCTCCAAAAGGCGGATTCACACTTTGATAATGAACTACATCCGATTTATCAATTGTGGGGATTTTTTCTGCAAAGTCAGCCAATGTTTTAATATCTTCCGGCTTTACGTGGGATTTATCATATAAATCACGGTACATGGGGATCTTTTCATAAGCATATTTAACCAACTGTTGAAGCCGCCGTAGATGGAGCTGGTCCAGTTTTTCTCGCGGCATGGTTTCCATATACTCATTCCAGTAGAGACTTTCTACAGATAGTTTGCTATAAATCTGCATAGCTTAACTCCTTAATTTTATGTATCTAAAAATTTGTTTCACGGACAAATAATATGGCAGAGCTTCTACAGACGTCGCCTATAATACTGCCCCAATAAATTTATCATGCAATTAGCTGATAGTACTCGAACAGGTATAACATATCGTCATCCATAATCTTGTCTCGAACAAACAAAGTACATTTCCTGTATTCGGTTGCTTCAATGGTTTTCCCCTATATATTTTATTTGCCACCTTCAAGGGGTACAAAAATCTGCATTTTGTTTTGGACTTTTATGGTTAAGCATCCATGATTCAAGACATCATAGCAGAACTTATGATGGATACGTCTGGAGCCAGCGTACGGAATCCACACCAAAGATTTAGGGTTGAAACTATTTTCAAAGATTGTCTACGCTTGTGGTTGAGTTCTAACAAAGCTCGATGTCTATGCGTCTTTCTGGCTTTTGCAAAAGCGGCTTTTGTTACAGTGCTTTTGGGGATATCGGATCGACCAAGTTTCTTGGAAAAGCGATTTGGCTCACTATGGTATGAGTTCATTATAAAACTAAGTAGAAAAGAGATCAGCAGTTGAATAGGAAGGTTTGTTCCATCAGTAAAATTGCTTCTGTTTTGGCAGTGCAAATCTACACAATCATATGAAGTAATAATTATTTTATTAAACACGATGATTTTTGCATAAATATTTAAAAGTAGGCCCCATGCCGACAATAGTAGTTTACCCCTTTTATAATAGTGCTTATCTGCAATAATTGAAGATGAGTATATTATGCTGATAACAAAATAAAGCTTCCCGCCAAAGAGCAGACAGGGTATTAAAGAGAATTAAAATCAAATTTATATTGAGAGGAATGCGTTGTCTCCCCCCAAAACCCCTCTTCCGCGTGTTTAACCCACCATAAGCAGAATAGATATGAAATATCATAATAACCTATTTTATATTATAATTAGGCAGATATAGCATTTACTACTTGCTTAACTTAATAAGAATAAGTTAGAAG from the Pseudomonadota bacterium genome contains:
- a CDS encoding AMP-binding protein; this encodes MQIYSKLSVESLYWNEYMETMPREKLDQLHLRRLQQLVKYAYEKIPMYRDLYDKSHVKPEDIKTLADFAEKIPTIDKSDVVHYQSVNPPFGGSIVQNCEEYISFYFQTSGTTGIPLKEVGSYRDMLSTGWVFKWWAHGIRPTDVFFVAFPFGIFMAFWCAYYDAVALGAQVITSGGLTTEQRVRQIMELKPTVLLATPTYAMRIAEVAREMGIDPAESSINFVTSAGEPGYVLPTIREAAERAWGAKAIDLYGISDLWGSTAWHCPSHPDRLHLTETIAYPLVIDEKGKVVPDGGKGEWVLTNYSTIMPLIKYRTHDVVEWHKETCDCGRTWVWLRDGVLGRTDHMVTIKGSNVYPTAIQTIIGETPGLSGNLEIHIKTETEGDAVEVKVEALPAVSATSYEKLRKTLANELRYRIGVSMKVEILPPKSLPRYEVKAKRVFDHRK